The stretch of DNA CTTCAGCATGGAATTGGATACAATAAGTGTTTAACTCTTTATTATATGTAGCAGCTACACAAGAATCTGTATGTCCTATTTGAACAAATCCAGGTGCCATTTTTGTTACATGGTCATTATGACTCATCCAAACTTTAGAATTATTTGGTATTCCTTGAAAAAGAGGACTGTCTACATCATCGATAATAAGTTCTGCTTTACCAAACTCTTGTTTATCAGCTCTAGCAACTTCTCCACCCATTAAGTGTGTAGTTAATTGCATTCCATAACAAATTCCTAATACAGGTATTCCTTGATGGTATAACTCTTTACTTATTGTTGGTGCTCCTTCTAAATATACAGAAGCAGGTCCCCCAGATAGAATAATTCCTTTTGGTTTTCTTTCAAGTATTTTATCTAAAGGTTCAAAGTAAGGAACAACTTCAGCATAAACACCCATTTCTCTGACTCTTCTAGCAATCAATTGATTGTATTGAGAACCAAAGTCTAGTATAACAATACTATTTTTTTTCATTTTAACCTCCATATTTAAAATAAAAGGGCTAATAGCCCATTAATAACTTAAAATTTCTTCTTCTTTTACCTCTTAATTATTTATAAATTCTATCATAATTTAGAAAATGTGTCAAAAGAAATATTTCTTTAAAAATTTGGCTACACCATTATTGTCATTTGTATCAGTTACATATTTTACCTTACTTTTTAACTCTAAATCAGAGTTACCCATAGCCACTCCATACCCTACTACTGTCAACATCTCCAAATCATTATTAGCATCTCCAAAAGCTACACACTCTTCTACTGAAATATCATAATTTTTTAAAACTTTTTCCAATATTAAACCTTTATTTACATTTTTATTCAAAATTTCAAATAAAAATTTTTGAGATTTTGCTGTATATACATTATTTCCAAATACTCTTTTTAATTCATTACAAAACTCATTAAACTCTTTTGAATTATTCATATCTTGAATAGTAATTTTGGTCATATTATAATCTTCAAAAGTATCAAAAGATTTTTTTATAGGTGTTAAACCTGTATGTTTTGCATAATGCTGTGTTTCAAGACTTTCTAAATTTTCTACATACCACTTATTATCTTGATATAAATTTATATGAAATCCTCTTTCCTTTCCTAATTCAATTACTTTTTTAGAAATTTTTTCTTCTAGTGGTAATTCAAAAACAACTTCATCATTTTTATAGTCTACAACTTTAGCTCCATTATAGGCTATGATATAACTATCTATTCCTAACTCCGTTACAAAAG from Candidatus Fusobacterium pullicola encodes:
- a CDS encoding Cof-type HAD-IIB family hydrolase is translated as MKIKAIALDLDGTLLTSEKKISDINKTVLKYLENKGVKIFIVTGRTYVSAKPFVTELGIDSYIIAYNGAKVVDYKNDEVVFELPLEEKISKKVIELGKERGFHINLYQDNKWYVENLESLETQHYAKHTGLTPIKKSFDTFEDYNMTKITIQDMNNSKEFNEFCNELKRVFGNNVYTAKSQKFLFEILNKNVNKGLILEKVLKNYDISVEECVAFGDANNDLEMLTVVGYGVAMGNSDLELKSKVKYVTDTNDNNGVAKFLKKYFF